A DNA window from Sulfitobacter sp. BSw21498 contains the following coding sequences:
- a CDS encoding AAA family ATPase, which translates to MTMTGNVFRSGGIHDCNDRLNDLWRYLDRSAPVESSANPVVDPNPAPTINDEALRGSILGSPANAEHYNGTSGANPSDAHFAVLNALCLFSNDEAQVRRVVLASPLVQNGPPGANGETRQQKVERLWGTEYPRAARRGAQERHRGAQSAAHGAQIAAGIAPQPVGSPRSRLRSARDLQHKHFAPINWVLPGIVPEGLAFLASVPKFGKSWWTLDAARAKADGDLFMGQQCEPGDVLLLALEDNDRRMQDRLRRVTGGDAWPANLEYATEWPRLDEGGLDDIRNWIESKSNPALIVIDTLAMVKPVPTRGNKSAYDLDVQAVKPLQQLASEKRVAIIVVTHTRKAESEDPLESVTSTLGLTGVADTVIVLKRGPNKGTGIMYGRGRDIAEFEKAIKFENFHWVADGTAKEAFAGDTQKVLIEAIRNGAVTPKDMEAVTGMSGESVRQALVRMTKNQIVYRTGYGQYELATWLAGGTTYGTP; encoded by the coding sequence ATGACCATGACCGGAAACGTATTTCGGTCGGGCGGTATCCATGATTGCAATGACCGCCTAAACGACCTTTGGCGTTACCTTGACCGAAGCGCCCCCGTCGAAAGTTCTGCAAATCCCGTCGTTGATCCGAACCCCGCGCCGACGATAAATGACGAAGCCTTGCGCGGTAGCATATTGGGTTCGCCTGCAAACGCGGAACACTACAACGGCACAAGCGGGGCTAACCCTTCGGATGCTCATTTCGCCGTTCTCAACGCCCTTTGCCTCTTTTCTAATGACGAAGCGCAGGTTCGCCGGGTTGTCTTGGCAAGCCCGCTTGTGCAGAACGGCCCGCCCGGTGCGAATGGGGAAACTCGCCAACAAAAGGTCGAACGCTTGTGGGGAACCGAATACCCCCGCGCTGCCCGCCGTGGTGCGCAGGAACGGCACCGGGGGGCGCAGTCCGCAGCACATGGGGCGCAGATAGCCGCTGGTATCGCGCCGCAGCCTGTCGGGTCGCCAAGGTCGCGTCTGCGGTCGGCCCGCGACCTGCAACACAAGCATTTTGCGCCTATCAATTGGGTGCTGCCCGGTATCGTGCCGGAAGGGTTGGCGTTCCTTGCCAGCGTTCCGAAGTTCGGCAAAAGCTGGTGGACGTTGGACGCTGCCCGCGCAAAGGCAGACGGCGACTTGTTCATGGGGCAGCAATGCGAACCCGGCGACGTTTTGCTTTTGGCGTTGGAAGACAACGACCGCCGTATGCAGGATCGTTTGCGCCGCGTAACCGGGGGCGACGCATGGCCCGCAAATCTCGAATATGCGACGGAATGGCCCCGACTTGACGAAGGCGGCTTAGACGACATTCGCAATTGGATTGAAAGCAAGTCAAACCCGGCATTAATCGTAATCGACACGCTGGCAATGGTGAAGCCTGTTCCCACAAGGGGCAACAAATCCGCTTATGATTTGGACGTTCAAGCGGTCAAGCCGCTGCAACAGCTTGCCAGCGAAAAGCGCGTCGCAATCATTGTCGTCACCCATACCCGCAAGGCCGAAAGCGAAGACCCCTTAGAAAGCGTGACTTCAACCCTTGGTCTAACTGGCGTTGCCGATACCGTCATTGTCCTAAAGCGCGGCCCGAATAAGGGCACCGGGATTATGTATGGCCGGGGCCGAGACATTGCCGAATTTGAGAAGGCGATAAAGTTCGAAAATTTCCATTGGGTTGCCGACGGAACAGCGAAAGAAGCCTTCGCAGGCGATACGCAAAAGGTTCTTATTGAGGCAATCCGAAACGGGGCGGTTACCCCGAAGGATATGGAAGCCGTAACCGGAATGTCGGGCGAAAGTGTTCGGCAAGCTTTGGTTCGAATGACGAAAAATCAAATCGTTTATCGAACCGGATATGGACAATACGAACTCGCAACATGGCTTGCCGGGGGAACCACCTATGGAACCCCATAG
- a CDS encoding helix-turn-helix transcriptional regulator gives MNALTNSTAIPAELPKFSPAALVPNALLRTPDVCAVTGMARPTLYEAMQRGIFPRPIKLGEKSSAWGAAEVNMWCAYRLAGKTENQLKDLVVQLTEARKHCA, from the coding sequence ATGAACGCCTTGACCAATTCGACCGCCATTCCTGCGGAACTCCCCAAATTCAGCCCTGCGGCCCTTGTGCCGAACGCCTTGCTGCGAACCCCCGACGTTTGCGCGGTAACGGGTATGGCCCGCCCGACGCTCTATGAAGCTATGCAACGGGGTATCTTCCCGCGTCCGATCAAGCTTGGCGAAAAGTCGTCGGCTTGGGGTGCTGCGGAAGTGAACATGTGGTGCGCATATCGTCTTGCCGGAAAAACCGAAAACCAACTGAAAGATTTAGTCGTTCAATTGACCGAAGCCCGCAAGCATTGCGCGTAA
- a CDS encoding tyrosine-type recombinase/integrase produces MARGSDLLDDKTVKAKTAPGHYRDGRGLFLQVSKWGTKSWVFRYTSRGKARGMGLGSYEDVSLKDARNEVDNLRVAVREGRDPVEERRKLNAAPDAAKAVTFADALDEYMQSDYIQKTLSSDKHRKQWRASLDLHVVPKMGAKDVGTVTIDDVKEVLKPIWATKTDTARRVRQRIESVFAWAIDEGSRETDNPASTKVLQIWIKNQKKAEAQNFAAIQQDDLPTWFAELEKREGMAARALTFLTLCANRSGEIRGATWGEIDLKSKIFTVPAARAKMRKPHVVAMPEAAVALLKSLPNFEADHNNPNALIFPAPRGGEMSDATMSAVMKRMHETKAKKDGKGWIDPQVLTQSDDPEEVRLPKPAVPHGLRSSFKDFCARRGFDNILSELALSHNVGTEVERRYRRDDLVEERRAMMNAFAAFCRGEETEASKVVPLRAGVA; encoded by the coding sequence ATGGCACGGGGTTCCGATCTTCTGGACGACAAGACCGTAAAGGCGAAAACGGCACCGGGGCACTACCGCGACGGTAGGGGGCTTTTTCTGCAAGTGTCGAAATGGGGCACGAAATCTTGGGTCTTCCGTTACACGAGTCGCGGCAAAGCGCGTGGCATGGGGCTTGGGTCGTATGAAGACGTTTCGTTGAAAGACGCCCGTAACGAAGTTGATAACCTTCGCGTCGCAGTAAGGGAGGGCCGTGATCCTGTCGAAGAACGCCGCAAGTTGAACGCCGCGCCCGACGCGGCCAAAGCCGTTACGTTCGCCGATGCCTTGGACGAATACATGCAAAGCGACTACATTCAAAAGACGCTTTCAAGCGACAAGCACCGCAAGCAATGGCGGGCCAGCCTTGACCTTCACGTTGTCCCAAAGATGGGGGCTAAAGATGTGGGCACTGTCACGATTGACGACGTGAAAGAAGTTTTGAAGCCCATTTGGGCCACGAAAACCGACACCGCCCGGCGTGTTCGCCAGCGTATTGAAAGCGTCTTTGCTTGGGCGATTGACGAAGGTAGCCGCGAAACTGACAATCCCGCTTCGACAAAGGTTCTGCAAATCTGGATCAAGAACCAAAAGAAGGCCGAGGCGCAGAACTTTGCTGCCATTCAACAGGATGATTTGCCCACATGGTTCGCAGAACTTGAAAAGCGGGAAGGCATGGCCGCAAGGGCGCTCACTTTCCTAACCCTTTGCGCAAATCGAAGCGGCGAAATAAGGGGCGCGACATGGGGCGAAATCGACCTCAAGTCGAAGATTTTCACAGTGCCCGCCGCTAGGGCGAAAATGCGAAAGCCCCATGTTGTCGCCATGCCCGAAGCCGCCGTTGCGCTGTTGAAGTCGCTTCCGAACTTCGAAGCCGATCACAACAATCCAAATGCGCTTATCTTTCCGGCCCCAAGAGGCGGTGAAATGTCCGACGCAACAATGTCGGCTGTTATGAAACGGATGCACGAAACCAAGGCGAAGAAAGACGGCAAAGGCTGGATTGATCCGCAGGTTCTCACGCAATCCGACGACCCCGAAGAAGTGCGACTGCCGAAGCCCGCTGTACCCCACGGGTTGAGAAGCTCATTCAAGGATTTCTGCGCACGACGCGGATTTGATAATATTTTGAGTGAGTTAGCATTAAGCCACAATGTGGGAACAGAGGTGGAACGTCGGTATCGCCGCGACGACCTTGTTGAAGAACGTCGGGCCATGATGAATGCCTTTGCCGCCTTCTGTCGCGGCGAAGAAACCGAAGCGTCGAAGGTCGTTCCGCTACGGGCAGGGGTCGCGTAA
- a CDS encoding ABC transporter substrate-binding protein, with translation MTTTRAKATFTGLTLIASLAGSTVLAAETDYPLTIDNCGHSLTFDSVPEATVTIGQSTTEILYLLGQQDRIKGTSVWFSSVLPEFKETNAAIDRLADNDPSFESVLAKRPDLVTVMYEWHVGPEGMVGTRDSFHEVGVPTYVMPTDCAAKDNTVGADGTRSELFTTQQLYTSIEELARIYNAQDAGAALLQDLQSREAKAVAKAKSLNLPQGTSALFWFSASEMAADPYVAGQQGVPAYMMDKLGVENVVTSAEEWPLVGWETLAKSDPTFIVLAKMDRRRFPADDIEKKREFLMTDPVAREMTAVKEGRIITMDAHAMDPTVRAIYALETMADALSGFDLAE, from the coding sequence ATGACAACCACACGCGCAAAAGCGACATTTACCGGCCTGACCCTGATCGCCTCCCTTGCAGGTAGCACCGTGCTGGCGGCAGAAACAGACTATCCGCTGACCATCGATAATTGCGGCCACAGCCTGACCTTTGACAGCGTCCCCGAGGCCACCGTGACCATCGGGCAATCCACGACCGAGATCCTGTATCTTCTGGGCCAGCAGGACCGGATCAAGGGCACGTCGGTCTGGTTCAGCTCTGTCCTGCCAGAGTTTAAAGAGACCAACGCCGCCATCGACAGGTTGGCCGACAATGACCCCAGCTTTGAAAGCGTTCTGGCCAAACGTCCCGATCTGGTCACCGTCATGTATGAATGGCACGTCGGTCCCGAAGGTATGGTTGGTACCCGCGACAGTTTTCACGAGGTTGGCGTTCCGACCTATGTGATGCCCACCGACTGCGCCGCAAAGGACAATACGGTCGGGGCGGATGGCACGCGATCTGAACTGTTCACCACCCAGCAGCTCTATACCAGCATCGAGGAACTTGCCCGGATCTACAACGCGCAAGATGCTGGTGCAGCCCTGCTGCAAGACCTGCAATCGCGCGAAGCAAAGGCCGTGGCGAAGGCCAAATCGCTGAACCTGCCTCAGGGTACATCAGCGTTGTTCTGGTTCTCTGCGTCGGAAATGGCGGCGGACCCCTATGTCGCCGGCCAGCAGGGTGTGCCCGCCTATATGATGGACAAGCTTGGCGTCGAAAACGTTGTGACCTCGGCCGAGGAATGGCCGCTGGTAGGCTGGGAAACACTGGCGAAATCAGATCCGACCTTCATTGTTCTTGCCAAGATGGACCGTCGCCGCTTTCCGGCTGATGATATCGAGAAAAAGCGCGAATTCCTGATGACTGACCCCGTCGCCCGCGAGATGACCGCCGTGAAAGAGGGCCGCATCATCACCATGGACGCCCATGCGATGGACCCGACCGTGCGCGCGATCTATGCGCTCGAGACGATGGCCGACGCGCTGTCCGGTTTCGATCTGGCCGAATGA
- a CDS encoding FecCD family ABC transporter permease yields the protein MRRPQWHWWVIIPPVLLAALLFGAAIGEVSIPPQVVLKVLANKVLNAGYAVDKIDEGIVWNYRMARAVVAMCCGAGLALSGVVLQALLRNALADPYLLGISAGASTGAVAVTILGLGGGAISLSIGAFSGALVAFAFVAVLAQAAGGGVGLRAAGVIVLAGIAGSQMFNALTALMITKSANAEQARAIMFWLLGNMSGVRWPDVFSALPAAMIGLVACLWHARALDAFTFGSDSAASLGIPVRRVQLLLIGTAALVTAVMVSVVGAIGFVGLVIPHAMRIVVGHRHAILVPASALAGAVFLVFADVISRVIVPGQVLPIGVVTALVGAPVFALILIGKRTSP from the coding sequence ATGCGCAGGCCGCAGTGGCACTGGTGGGTGATTATCCCGCCCGTGCTGTTGGCCGCGCTGCTGTTTGGTGCCGCTATTGGCGAAGTCTCCATCCCGCCGCAGGTGGTGCTGAAAGTGCTGGCCAACAAGGTGCTGAACGCGGGCTATGCGGTCGACAAGATCGACGAAGGCATTGTGTGGAACTACCGCATGGCACGGGCCGTGGTCGCGATGTGTTGCGGGGCCGGTCTGGCGCTGTCAGGCGTCGTGTTGCAAGCCCTGCTGCGCAATGCGTTGGCGGACCCTTATCTGCTGGGCATCTCGGCGGGCGCGTCGACGGGTGCCGTCGCGGTGACCATCCTCGGGCTGGGAGGTGGTGCGATCTCGCTGTCCATCGGGGCATTCAGCGGGGCGCTTGTGGCCTTTGCCTTTGTCGCCGTGCTGGCGCAGGCAGCGGGGGGCGGCGTGGGACTGCGGGCGGCGGGTGTGATCGTGCTGGCAGGCATTGCTGGCAGCCAGATGTTCAACGCCCTGACCGCGCTGATGATCACCAAATCCGCGAATGCGGAACAGGCCCGCGCCATCATGTTCTGGCTCTTGGGAAACATGTCGGGCGTGCGTTGGCCGGATGTGTTCAGCGCGCTGCCTGCCGCGATGATCGGCTTGGTCGCCTGCCTGTGGCACGCCCGTGCGTTGGATGCCTTTACTTTTGGCAGCGACAGTGCCGCGTCCTTGGGCATTCCGGTGCGCCGCGTGCAGCTGCTGCTGATCGGCACGGCGGCACTGGTCACGGCGGTGATGGTATCGGTGGTCGGGGCGATCGGCTTTGTCGGGCTGGTGATCCCCCACGCCATGCGCATTGTCGTAGGGCACCGCCACGCGATCCTTGTCCCGGCGTCCGCCCTGGCGGGCGCTGTGTTCCTGGTCTTTGCCGATGTGATTTCGCGGGTGATCG